A single Drosophila miranda strain MSH22 chromosome XR, D.miranda_PacBio2.1, whole genome shotgun sequence DNA region contains:
- the LOC108152078 gene encoding IQ motif and SEC7 domain-containing protein 2 isoform X3, which translates to MSSYTAAQYYKTTNMITSNEIYCFPQQSIERSGSTQYDLAGAPPAGSSTASTTDSGSVGGYVYVQNHYAPGAHNAAAAINYPTQQHHPQMMYQLQQYPTCHKHQQQLQQQQQQQQQQQHLHQAAAGHYMQVTSATAGGSSAYHQHHHMLHGGQHGQHHAHHHGHGGAVVIAGSGVGTGMGAGSVIMQHQQLQQMQQHQQQQQQHQHQGMHKKNSIRNGGDVLKRGRAQSAYELSQDLLEKQIELLERKYGGVRARNAAVTIQRAFRHYMMVKKFASITAMAKAEKRLSRRMVVTASSLGLAEENASSSAYGSATESQLDQQQQQQQQQMQQQQQPRVTIMAGPAGAASPGLSRTPPTRSLSMRERRQLDCSPIPRSQSGASPVSISGSTATAGGMASHPHVNLLHAAEPHYYNAQGAVYYTSYHGSPHDLSYASSADVSLNASWVNASGQSPHTPYYSAAQIYMRPKGGSTTPTPSCSGSTGSGSGSGSGSCKKVPPEVPKRTSSITAQQQSQLLLLQRQTPPPPSLLRTNGLCKTAENGSLTSVQSSGSDSSVTSAERNMNSDLGSDRSNSPHTWKRGTALNSSQQFSTHSADSVSVSVPGGGGGGAVVVSGAAIAAAGPGAYAAQMQAAVAAATAAGGVPPTDDHAVSSHTSAAQYEQHEQQQHEQQQLQAAASAAGVAQNYKMSETIRKRQYRVGLNLFNKKPEKGITYLIRRGFLENTPQGVARFLITRKGLSRQMIGEYLGNLQNQFNMAVLSCFAMELDLSGRQVDVALRKFQAYFRMPGEAQKIERLMEIFSQRYCECNADIVGRLRSSDTIFVLAFAIIMLNTDLHTPNLKPERRMRVEDFIKNLRGIDDCHDIDKDMLSGIYERVKSDEFKPGSDHVTQVMKVQATIVGKKPNLALPHRRLVCYCRLYEIPDVNKKERPGVHQREVFLFNDLLVITKIFSKKKTSVTYTFRNSFPLCGTVVTLLDMPNYPFCIQLSQKVDGKILITFNARNEHDRCKFAEDLKESISEMDEMESLRIEAELERQKSARNRAPGNAENRDSGVADVEVCPCPYGSRSGGGSQAAGEQAAGNSADSTQQLKRSALSNSLLDMHEQFGNEKPQRRGSVGSLDSGMSISFQSTTTSSASRENAAAIAAAANAAAAAKMRFNMPPTAAIATPSNVYAAPGMQAYTHANFVQQSQAAYMMQQQQMLQQQAQMQAQAQAQAQAQAQAQALQQQGGGGAGVGGGAVVTGRIPGRERKASRSDENARSTEV; encoded by the exons CTTTCCCCAACAGAGCATCGAACGCAGCGGCTCCACACAGTACGATCTGGCTGGGGCGCCGCCGGCCGGCTCCAGCACAGCCTCCACCACCGACAGCGGCAGCGTTGGGGGCTATGTCTACGTGCAGAACCACTATGCGCCCGGCGCCCAcaacgccgccgccgccatcAACTACCCCACGCAGCAGCACCATCCCCAGATGATGTACCAGCTCCAGCAGTACCCCACGTGCCAtaagcatcagcagcagctccagcagcagcagcagcagcagcagcagcagcagcacctgcACCAGGCCGCTGCGGGACACTACATGCAGGTGACCTCGGCGACAGCGGGAGGATCTTCGGCCtaccaccagcaccaccacaTGCTCCACGGGGGACAGCACGGACAGCACCATGCACACCATCACGGCCACGGCGGAGCGGTGGTCATTGCCGGCAGCGGAGTGGGCACTGGGATGGGAGCCGGCAGCGTGATCATGCAACaccagcagctgcaacagatgcagcagcaccagcagcaacagcagcagcaccagcaccagggaATGCACAAGAAGAACTCGATCCGCAATGGCGGAGATGTCCTCAAGCGCGGACGGGCACAGTCAGC CTACGAACTCTCACAAGATCTGCTAGAGAAGCAGATCGAACTGCTGGAGCGAAAGTACGGCGGAGTGCGGGCCCGCAACGCGGCGGTGACCATCCAGCGGGCCTTCCGCCACTACATGATGGTGAAGAAGTTTGCCTCCATCACGGCCATGGCCAAGGCCGAGAAGCGGCTCAGCCGCCGCATGGTGGTGACGGCCTCCAGCCTCGGGCTGGCCGAGGAGAACGCCTCCTCGTCGGCCTATGGCAGTGCCACAGAATCTCAATtggatcagcagcagcagcagcaacaacaacagatgcagcaacagcaacagccacgcGTCACCATTATGGCGGGTCCTGCTGGAGCAGCCTCCCCGGGACTCTCGAGGACACCGCCCACGCGCTCTCTGTCGATGCGGGAGCGACGACAGCTGGACTGCAGTCCCATACCACGTAGTCAATCGG GCGCCTCTCCCGTTTCGATTTCGGGATCCACAGCCACCGCTGGCGGAATGGCCTCCCATCCGCATGTGAATCTGCTGCACGCGGCCGAGCCGCATTACTACAATGCCCAGGGAGCCGTCTACTACACCAGCTACCACGGCTCCCCGCACGACCTGAGCTACGCCAGCTCCGCGGACGTCTCGCTGAACGCCTCGTGGGTGAACGCCAGCGGGCAAAGCCCCCACACGCCCTACTACTCGGCGGCACAGATCTACATGCGCCCCAAGGGCGGCAGCACCACGCCCACTcccagctgcagcggcagcacgggcagcggcagcggcagtggcagcggcagctgcaAGAAGGTGCCGCCGGAGGTGCCCAAGCGCACCTCCTCGATCACGGCACAGCAGCAGAGccagcttctgctgctgcagcgcCAGACACCGCCGCCCCCGTCGCTGCTGCGGACCAACGGGCTCTGCAAGACGGCGGAGAACGGCAGCCTGACCTCCGTCCAGAGTTCCGGCTCGGACTCGAGCGTCACCTCGGCGGAGCGGAACATGAACAGCGACCTCGGATCGGACCGCAGCAACTCCCCCCACACGTGGAAGCGTGGCACGGCCCTGAACAGCTCCCAGCAGTTTTCCACACACTCGGCCGACTCGGTATCGGTCTCGGTGCCCggcggaggtggaggtggagccGTTGTGGTCTCCGGAGCAGCCATAGCTGCTGCTGGGCCCGGAGCGTATGCCGCACAAATGCAGGCGGCCGTGGCAGCGGCCACAGCGGCGGGCGGAGTACCGCCGACGGACGATCATGCCGTCTCGTCGCACACCAGCGCCGCGCAGTACGAGCAGcacgaacagcagcagcacgagcagcagcagctgcaggcaGCGGCCTCCGCCGCGGGCGTGGCCCAGAACTACAAGATGTCGGAGACCATACGCAAGCGGCAGTACCGCGTGGGCCTCAATCTGTTCAACAAGAAGCCGGAGAAGGGCATCACCTATCTCATCCGCAGGGGCTTCCTCGAGAATACGCCACAGGGCGTGGCTCGTTTCCTGATCACGCGCAAGGGCCTCTCCCGCCAGATGATCGGCGAGTATCTGGGCAATCTGCAGAACCAGTTCAACATGGCCGTGCTCAGCTGCTTCGCCATGGAGCTGGACCTGTCCGGCCGCCAGGTGGACGTGGCCCTTCGCAAGTTCCAGGCCTACTTCCGGATGCCCGGGGAGGCGCAGAAGATTGAGCGACTGATGGAGATCTTCTCGCAGCGCTACTGCGAGTGCAATGCGGACATTGTGGGGCgcctaagatcatccgataCG ATCTTTGTGCTGGCATTTGCCATCATTATGCTCAATACGGATCTGCACACGCCCAATCTGAAGCCGGAAAGGCGCATGCGCGTCGAGGACTTCATCAAGAATCTGCGAGGCATCGACGATTGCCACGACATTGACAAGGACATGCTGAGCGGCATCTATGAGCGCGTCAAGTCGGACGAGTTCAAGCCGGGCAGCGACCACGTCACCCAGGTGATGAAGGTGCAGGCCACCATTGTCGGCAAGAAGCCGAATCTGGCGCTGCCCCACCGCCGGCTGGTCTGCTATTGCCGCCTGTACGAGATACCCGACGTGAACAAGAAGGAGCGGCCGGGCGTCCACCAGCGCGAGGTGTTCCTCTTCAACGACCTGCTGGTCATCACCAAGATCTTCAGCAAGAAGAAGACCTCCGTGACGTACACGTTCCGGAACAGCTTCCCGCTCTGCGGCACGGTGGTGACCCTGCTGGACATGCCCAACTATCCGTTCTGCATCCAGCTGTCGCAGAAGGTCGACGGTAAGATCCTGATCACCTTCAATGCCCGCAACGAGCACGACCGCTGCAAGTTTGCCGAGGATCTCAAGGAGTCCATCAGCGAGATGGATGAAATGGAATCGCTGCGCATCGAGGCAGAGCTGGAGCGCCAGAAGTCGGCGCGCAACCGGGCCCCGGGGAACGCAGAGAACCGCGATAGCGGCGTGGCCGATGTGGAGGTGTGTCCCTGTCCCTACGGCTCCCGGTCCGGCGGCGGCTCCCAGGCAGCCGGCGAGCAGGCAGCTGGCAACTCGGCCGACTCCACGCAGCAGCTGAAGCGCAGTGCGCTCAGCAACAGTCTCCTGGACATGCACGAGCAAT TTGGCAACGAGAAGCCCCAGCGACGAGGCAGCGTCGGCTCCCTGGACAGCGGCATGAGCATCTCCTTCCAGTCGACCACCACGTCCAGCGCCTCGCGGGAGAATGCGGCGGCCATTGCAGCTGCCGCCAATGCAGCGGCGGCTGCCAAGATGCGTTTCAACATGCCGCCAACGGCAGCGATTGCCACGCCCAGCAATGTGTATGCAGCGCCCGGAATGCAGGCGTACACGCATGCCAACTTTGTGCAGCAGTCGCAGGCCGCCTACatgatgcagcagcagcaaatgcTTCAGCAACAGGCACAAATGCAAGCCCAGGCGCAAGCCCAGGCCCAAGCGCAGGCTCAGGCGCAGGCGCTACAGCAGCAGGGAGGCGGAGGAGCAGGAGTAGGAGGAGGAGCCGTGGTCACGGGACGAATCCCTGGAAGGGAGAGGAAGGCCTCACGCTCCGATGAGAACGCACGGTCGACGGAGGTCTAA
- the LOC108152078 gene encoding IQ motif and SEC7 domain-containing protein 2 isoform X1, with protein MEMSEAEHTALSLSLAVSPQRRGIQSAADSDLGPPPDQQQQHLLLHQTTQSLLMASSMMFMDGGAVQQPQMQYSVEDLLRENHALHARVKELTVERDCLLCEVSNLRLELDMSELKRLPVVDQDMEGFPQQSIERSGSTQYDLAGAPPAGSSTASTTDSGSVGGYVYVQNHYAPGAHNAAAAINYPTQQHHPQMMYQLQQYPTCHKHQQQLQQQQQQQQQQQHLHQAAAGHYMQVTSATAGGSSAYHQHHHMLHGGQHGQHHAHHHGHGGAVVIAGSGVGTGMGAGSVIMQHQQLQQMQQHQQQQQQHQHQGMHKKNSIRNGGDVLKRGRAQSAYELSQDLLEKQIELLERKYGGVRARNAAVTIQRAFRHYMMVKKFASITAMAKAEKRLSRRMVVTASSLGLAEENASSSAYGSATESQLDQQQQQQQQQMQQQQQPRVTIMAGPAGAASPGLSRTPPTRSLSMRERRQLDCSPIPRSQSGASPVSISGSTATAGGMASHPHVNLLHAAEPHYYNAQGAVYYTSYHGSPHDLSYASSADVSLNASWVNASGQSPHTPYYSAAQIYMRPKGGSTTPTPSCSGSTGSGSGSGSGSCKKVPPEVPKRTSSITAQQQSQLLLLQRQTPPPPSLLRTNGLCKTAENGSLTSVQSSGSDSSVTSAERNMNSDLGSDRSNSPHTWKRGTALNSSQQFSTHSADSVSVSVPGGGGGGAVVVSGAAIAAAGPGAYAAQMQAAVAAATAAGGVPPTDDHAVSSHTSAAQYEQHEQQQHEQQQLQAAASAAGVAQNYKMSETIRKRQYRVGLNLFNKKPEKGITYLIRRGFLENTPQGVARFLITRKGLSRQMIGEYLGNLQNQFNMAVLSCFAMELDLSGRQVDVALRKFQAYFRMPGEAQKIERLMEIFSQRYCECNADIVGRLRSSDTIFVLAFAIIMLNTDLHTPNLKPERRMRVEDFIKNLRGIDDCHDIDKDMLSGIYERVKSDEFKPGSDHVTQVMKVQATIVGKKPNLALPHRRLVCYCRLYEIPDVNKKERPGVHQREVFLFNDLLVITKIFSKKKTSVTYTFRNSFPLCGTVVTLLDMPNYPFCIQLSQKVDGKILITFNARNEHDRCKFAEDLKESISEMDEMESLRIEAELERQKSARNRAPGNAENRDSGVADVEVCPCPYGSRSGGGSQAAGEQAAGNSADSTQQLKRSALSNSLLDMHEQFGNEKPQRRGSVGSLDSGMSISFQSTTTSSASRENAAAIAAAANAAAAAKMRFNMPPTAAIATPSNVYAAPGMQAYTHANFVQQSQAAYMMQQQQMLQQQAQMQAQAQAQAQAQAQAQALQQQGGGGAGVGGGAVVTGRIPGRERKASRSDENARSTEV; from the exons CTTTCCCCAACAGAGCATCGAACGCAGCGGCTCCACACAGTACGATCTGGCTGGGGCGCCGCCGGCCGGCTCCAGCACAGCCTCCACCACCGACAGCGGCAGCGTTGGGGGCTATGTCTACGTGCAGAACCACTATGCGCCCGGCGCCCAcaacgccgccgccgccatcAACTACCCCACGCAGCAGCACCATCCCCAGATGATGTACCAGCTCCAGCAGTACCCCACGTGCCAtaagcatcagcagcagctccagcagcagcagcagcagcagcagcagcagcagcacctgcACCAGGCCGCTGCGGGACACTACATGCAGGTGACCTCGGCGACAGCGGGAGGATCTTCGGCCtaccaccagcaccaccacaTGCTCCACGGGGGACAGCACGGACAGCACCATGCACACCATCACGGCCACGGCGGAGCGGTGGTCATTGCCGGCAGCGGAGTGGGCACTGGGATGGGAGCCGGCAGCGTGATCATGCAACaccagcagctgcaacagatgcagcagcaccagcagcaacagcagcagcaccagcaccagggaATGCACAAGAAGAACTCGATCCGCAATGGCGGAGATGTCCTCAAGCGCGGACGGGCACAGTCAGC CTACGAACTCTCACAAGATCTGCTAGAGAAGCAGATCGAACTGCTGGAGCGAAAGTACGGCGGAGTGCGGGCCCGCAACGCGGCGGTGACCATCCAGCGGGCCTTCCGCCACTACATGATGGTGAAGAAGTTTGCCTCCATCACGGCCATGGCCAAGGCCGAGAAGCGGCTCAGCCGCCGCATGGTGGTGACGGCCTCCAGCCTCGGGCTGGCCGAGGAGAACGCCTCCTCGTCGGCCTATGGCAGTGCCACAGAATCTCAATtggatcagcagcagcagcagcaacaacaacagatgcagcaacagcaacagccacgcGTCACCATTATGGCGGGTCCTGCTGGAGCAGCCTCCCCGGGACTCTCGAGGACACCGCCCACGCGCTCTCTGTCGATGCGGGAGCGACGACAGCTGGACTGCAGTCCCATACCACGTAGTCAATCGG GCGCCTCTCCCGTTTCGATTTCGGGATCCACAGCCACCGCTGGCGGAATGGCCTCCCATCCGCATGTGAATCTGCTGCACGCGGCCGAGCCGCATTACTACAATGCCCAGGGAGCCGTCTACTACACCAGCTACCACGGCTCCCCGCACGACCTGAGCTACGCCAGCTCCGCGGACGTCTCGCTGAACGCCTCGTGGGTGAACGCCAGCGGGCAAAGCCCCCACACGCCCTACTACTCGGCGGCACAGATCTACATGCGCCCCAAGGGCGGCAGCACCACGCCCACTcccagctgcagcggcagcacgggcagcggcagcggcagtggcagcggcagctgcaAGAAGGTGCCGCCGGAGGTGCCCAAGCGCACCTCCTCGATCACGGCACAGCAGCAGAGccagcttctgctgctgcagcgcCAGACACCGCCGCCCCCGTCGCTGCTGCGGACCAACGGGCTCTGCAAGACGGCGGAGAACGGCAGCCTGACCTCCGTCCAGAGTTCCGGCTCGGACTCGAGCGTCACCTCGGCGGAGCGGAACATGAACAGCGACCTCGGATCGGACCGCAGCAACTCCCCCCACACGTGGAAGCGTGGCACGGCCCTGAACAGCTCCCAGCAGTTTTCCACACACTCGGCCGACTCGGTATCGGTCTCGGTGCCCggcggaggtggaggtggagccGTTGTGGTCTCCGGAGCAGCCATAGCTGCTGCTGGGCCCGGAGCGTATGCCGCACAAATGCAGGCGGCCGTGGCAGCGGCCACAGCGGCGGGCGGAGTACCGCCGACGGACGATCATGCCGTCTCGTCGCACACCAGCGCCGCGCAGTACGAGCAGcacgaacagcagcagcacgagcagcagcagctgcaggcaGCGGCCTCCGCCGCGGGCGTGGCCCAGAACTACAAGATGTCGGAGACCATACGCAAGCGGCAGTACCGCGTGGGCCTCAATCTGTTCAACAAGAAGCCGGAGAAGGGCATCACCTATCTCATCCGCAGGGGCTTCCTCGAGAATACGCCACAGGGCGTGGCTCGTTTCCTGATCACGCGCAAGGGCCTCTCCCGCCAGATGATCGGCGAGTATCTGGGCAATCTGCAGAACCAGTTCAACATGGCCGTGCTCAGCTGCTTCGCCATGGAGCTGGACCTGTCCGGCCGCCAGGTGGACGTGGCCCTTCGCAAGTTCCAGGCCTACTTCCGGATGCCCGGGGAGGCGCAGAAGATTGAGCGACTGATGGAGATCTTCTCGCAGCGCTACTGCGAGTGCAATGCGGACATTGTGGGGCgcctaagatcatccgataCG ATCTTTGTGCTGGCATTTGCCATCATTATGCTCAATACGGATCTGCACACGCCCAATCTGAAGCCGGAAAGGCGCATGCGCGTCGAGGACTTCATCAAGAATCTGCGAGGCATCGACGATTGCCACGACATTGACAAGGACATGCTGAGCGGCATCTATGAGCGCGTCAAGTCGGACGAGTTCAAGCCGGGCAGCGACCACGTCACCCAGGTGATGAAGGTGCAGGCCACCATTGTCGGCAAGAAGCCGAATCTGGCGCTGCCCCACCGCCGGCTGGTCTGCTATTGCCGCCTGTACGAGATACCCGACGTGAACAAGAAGGAGCGGCCGGGCGTCCACCAGCGCGAGGTGTTCCTCTTCAACGACCTGCTGGTCATCACCAAGATCTTCAGCAAGAAGAAGACCTCCGTGACGTACACGTTCCGGAACAGCTTCCCGCTCTGCGGCACGGTGGTGACCCTGCTGGACATGCCCAACTATCCGTTCTGCATCCAGCTGTCGCAGAAGGTCGACGGTAAGATCCTGATCACCTTCAATGCCCGCAACGAGCACGACCGCTGCAAGTTTGCCGAGGATCTCAAGGAGTCCATCAGCGAGATGGATGAAATGGAATCGCTGCGCATCGAGGCAGAGCTGGAGCGCCAGAAGTCGGCGCGCAACCGGGCCCCGGGGAACGCAGAGAACCGCGATAGCGGCGTGGCCGATGTGGAGGTGTGTCCCTGTCCCTACGGCTCCCGGTCCGGCGGCGGCTCCCAGGCAGCCGGCGAGCAGGCAGCTGGCAACTCGGCCGACTCCACGCAGCAGCTGAAGCGCAGTGCGCTCAGCAACAGTCTCCTGGACATGCACGAGCAAT TTGGCAACGAGAAGCCCCAGCGACGAGGCAGCGTCGGCTCCCTGGACAGCGGCATGAGCATCTCCTTCCAGTCGACCACCACGTCCAGCGCCTCGCGGGAGAATGCGGCGGCCATTGCAGCTGCCGCCAATGCAGCGGCGGCTGCCAAGATGCGTTTCAACATGCCGCCAACGGCAGCGATTGCCACGCCCAGCAATGTGTATGCAGCGCCCGGAATGCAGGCGTACACGCATGCCAACTTTGTGCAGCAGTCGCAGGCCGCCTACatgatgcagcagcagcaaatgcTTCAGCAACAGGCACAAATGCAAGCCCAGGCGCAAGCCCAGGCCCAAGCGCAGGCTCAGGCGCAGGCGCTACAGCAGCAGGGAGGCGGAGGAGCAGGAGTAGGAGGAGGAGCCGTGGTCACGGGACGAATCCCTGGAAGGGAGAGGAAGGCCTCACGCTCCGATGAGAACGCACGGTCGACGGAGGTCTAA